One genomic window of Polyangium aurulentum includes the following:
- a CDS encoding sigma factor-like helix-turn-helix DNA-binding protein, whose product MATMADSELAAFDGLDTDTGNDAGNEADGETGDGLVVEGALARKAAPATSATAITREQRRSRRKREVRARTISVKRMTKRELEIGRMLYPETDYYKPRTRAECVDGPRPCPYVSCKHHLFLDVSARTGAIKLNFPDLEVWDMNESCALDVADRGGTTLEDVGAIMNLTRERIRQVEVKALAKLQALRDMSALRDYVDEGPVGKRRLPVLAARDEEEDIEDEDGDEDDDDDLDADESDAPVNLDDAQMELDAE is encoded by the coding sequence ATGGCGACGATGGCAGACAGCGAGCTCGCGGCGTTCGATGGGCTCGACACCGACACGGGCAACGACGCGGGCAACGAGGCAGATGGGGAGACCGGGGACGGCCTCGTGGTCGAGGGCGCGCTCGCGCGCAAGGCGGCTCCGGCGACGAGCGCCACCGCGATCACCCGCGAGCAGCGCCGATCGCGCCGCAAGCGCGAGGTGCGCGCCCGGACGATCAGCGTCAAGCGCATGACCAAGCGCGAGCTCGAGATCGGGCGGATGCTCTATCCCGAGACGGACTACTACAAGCCGCGGACCCGCGCCGAGTGCGTCGACGGCCCGAGGCCTTGTCCGTACGTCTCGTGCAAGCACCACCTGTTCCTCGACGTGTCGGCGCGCACGGGTGCGATCAAGCTGAACTTCCCCGACCTCGAGGTCTGGGACATGAACGAGAGCTGCGCGCTCGACGTGGCCGATCGCGGCGGCACGACCCTCGAGGACGTGGGCGCGATCATGAACCTGACCCGCGAGCGCATCCGTCAGGTCGAGGTGAAGGCGCTGGCGAAGTTGCAGGCGCTGCGCGACATGTCCGCGCTGCGCGACTACGTGGACGAGGGCCCGGTCGGCAAGCGCCGCCTGCCCGTGCTCGCCGCGCGCGACGAGGAAGAGGACATCGAGGACGAGGACGGTGACGAGGACGACGACGACGATCTCGACGCCGACGAGTCCGACGCGCCCGTGAACCTCGACGACGCGCAGATGGAGCTCGACGCGGAGTGA